A portion of the Enterobacter sp. SA187 genome contains these proteins:
- the ftsN gene encoding cell division protein FtsN, whose product MAQRDYVRRSQSAPSRRKKSTSKKKQRSPSVVSPAMVAIAAAVLVAFIGGLYFITHHKKEDAETLQNQKVAGNGLPPKPEERWRYIKELESRQPGVRAPTEPSAGGEVMNPSQLTDEQRQLLEQMQADMRQQPTQLNEVPWNEQTAEQRQQTLQRQRQAQQQVQLRQQQQQQQTYTQPVQQPRTQPRVTEQPYQQPRTVQTAPAQTKPVQQQPKQTASQQPYQDLLQTPAHTDAAPPKQQAAPITREPEAPKKTAEKKDERRWMVQCGSFKGTEQAETVRAQLAFEGFDSRITTNNGWNRVVIGPIKGKDNTDGTLNRLKMAGHSNCIRLASGG is encoded by the coding sequence GTGGCACAACGAGATTATGTACGCCGCAGCCAGTCGGCTCCTTCGCGGCGAAAAAAGAGCACGTCAAAGAAAAAACAACGTAGCCCGTCTGTTGTATCGCCCGCCATGGTTGCCATTGCGGCCGCTGTGCTGGTGGCGTTTATCGGTGGTCTGTACTTTATTACGCACCATAAAAAAGAAGATGCAGAGACGCTGCAAAATCAGAAGGTTGCAGGGAACGGACTGCCGCCAAAACCGGAAGAGCGCTGGCGCTATATCAAAGAGCTGGAAAGCCGTCAGCCTGGCGTACGCGCGCCGACAGAGCCGTCTGCCGGTGGCGAGGTGATGAACCCGAGCCAGCTGACGGACGAGCAGCGCCAGTTGCTGGAGCAGATGCAGGCGGATATGCGTCAGCAGCCGACTCAGCTTAATGAAGTGCCCTGGAACGAACAGACGGCGGAACAGCGTCAGCAAACCCTGCAACGCCAGCGTCAGGCGCAGCAGCAGGTTCAGCTACGCCAGCAGCAACAGCAACAGCAGACATACACGCAGCCGGTGCAGCAGCCGAGAACGCAGCCCCGGGTAACGGAACAGCCGTATCAGCAACCGCGCACGGTGCAAACCGCGCCCGCGCAGACTAAGCCGGTACAGCAGCAGCCGAAGCAGACCGCTTCCCAGCAGCCTTATCAGGATCTGCTGCAAACGCCTGCGCATACCGATGCCGCGCCGCCAAAACAGCAGGCCGCGCCGATCACGCGTGAGCCGGAAGCGCCGAAGAAAACGGCAGAGAAAAAAGATGAGCGTCGCTGGATGGTGCAGTGCGGTTCCTTTAAAGGCACAGAGCAGGCGGAAACCGTGCGCGCGCAGCTGGCGTTTGAAGGCTTCGACTCCCGCATCACCACCAATAACGGCTGGAATCGCGTGGTCATCGGGCCGATCAAAGGCAAAGATAATACCGACGGCACTCTTAACCGCCTGAAGATGGCGGGCCACTCAAACTGTATTCGTCTCGCCTCCGGGGGTTGA
- a CDS encoding bifunctional aspartate kinase/homoserine dehydrogenase II — MSVIAQAGAKGRQLHKFGGSSLADVKCYLRVAGIMAEYSQPGDMMVVSAAGSTTNQLISWLKLSQTDRLSAHQVQQALRRYQSDLIGGLLPADMADTLTQAFIHDLERLAALLDSGITDAVYAEVVGHGEIWSARLMSAVLNLQGMESAWLDARDFLRAERGPQPQVNEGLSYPLLQQLLAQHPNKRTVVTGFICRNDAGETVLLGRNGSDYSATQIGALGGVSRVTIWSDVAGVYSADPRKVKDACLLPLLRLDEASELARLAAPVLHARTLQPVSASDIDLQLRCSYNPEQGSTRIERVLASGTGARIVTSHDDVCLIEFQVPASQDFALAHKEVDLILKRAQLRPLAVGIHNDRNLLQLCYTSEVVDSALKLLQDAGLTGELRLRQGLALVALVGAGVCRNPLHSHRFWQQLKGQPVEFIWQSDDSISLVAVLRAGPTESLIQGLHQSLFRAEKRIGLMLFGKGNIGSRWLELFAREQGALSARTGFEFVLAGVVDSRRSLLSYEGLDASRALAFFNDEAVEQDEESLFLWMRAHPYDDLVVLDVTASEQLADQYLDFASHGFHVISANKLAGASDSHKYRQIHDAFEKTGRHWLYNATVGAGLPVNHTVRDLIDSGDAILAISGIFSGTLSWLFLQFDGTVPFTELVDQAWQQGLTEPDPRVDLSGKDVMRKLVILAREAGYDIEPDQVRVESLVPNGCEEGSVDHFFENGDELNDQMVQRLEAAREMGLVLRYVARFNANGKARVGVEAVRPEHPLAALLPCDNVFAIESRWYRDNPLVIRGPGAGRDVTAGAIQSDINRLAQLL; from the coding sequence ATGAGTGTGATTGCGCAGGCAGGGGCGAAAGGTCGTCAACTGCATAAGTTTGGTGGGAGTAGTCTGGCTGACGTGAAATGTTACCTGCGTGTGGCGGGTATCATGGCGGAATATTCGCAGCCTGGCGACATGATGGTCGTCTCGGCGGCGGGCAGCACCACCAACCAGTTGATCAGCTGGCTGAAGTTAAGCCAGACCGACAGGCTCTCTGCGCATCAGGTTCAACAGGCGCTGCGTCGCTATCAAAGCGATCTGATCGGCGGTCTGCTGCCTGCGGATATGGCCGACACGCTCACCCAGGCGTTTATTCACGATCTGGAGCGACTGGCGGCGCTGCTTGACAGCGGCATCACCGACGCGGTGTATGCGGAAGTGGTGGGGCACGGTGAGATCTGGTCGGCGCGCCTGATGTCTGCGGTGCTCAATTTACAGGGTATGGAATCCGCCTGGCTGGATGCGCGCGACTTCCTGCGCGCCGAGCGCGGCCCGCAACCGCAGGTCAATGAAGGCTTATCCTATCCGCTGTTGCAGCAACTGCTGGCGCAGCATCCCAATAAACGTACCGTGGTGACGGGCTTTATCTGCCGCAACGATGCGGGGGAAACCGTGCTGCTGGGCCGTAACGGTTCCGACTACTCGGCGACGCAAATCGGCGCGCTGGGCGGCGTGTCCCGCGTGACCATCTGGAGCGACGTGGCCGGGGTGTACAGCGCCGACCCGCGTAAAGTAAAAGATGCCTGCCTGCTGCCGCTGCTGCGCCTTGATGAAGCCAGCGAACTGGCGCGTCTGGCCGCGCCGGTGCTGCACGCCCGTACCTTACAACCGGTTTCCGCCAGCGACATCGATCTGCAACTGCGTTGCAGCTACAACCCGGAGCAGGGCTCCACGCGCATTGAGCGCGTGCTGGCATCCGGCACCGGGGCGCGTATTGTCACCAGTCATGATGACGTCTGCCTGATTGAGTTCCAGGTGCCCGCCAGTCAGGATTTCGCGCTGGCCCATAAAGAGGTGGATCTGATCCTCAAGCGCGCGCAGCTGCGTCCGCTGGCGGTCGGCATTCATAACGATCGCAACCTGCTGCAACTTTGCTACACCTCGGAAGTGGTCGACAGCGCGCTGAAGCTGTTGCAGGACGCCGGGCTGACCGGTGAACTGCGCCTGCGTCAGGGGCTGGCGCTGGTGGCGCTGGTCGGGGCGGGCGTCTGCCGTAATCCGCTGCACAGCCATCGTTTCTGGCAGCAATTAAAGGGTCAGCCGGTAGAGTTTATCTGGCAGTCCGACGACAGCATCAGCCTGGTGGCCGTGCTGCGCGCCGGGCCGACGGAGAGCCTGATCCAGGGGCTGCACCAGTCGCTGTTCCGCGCGGAAAAACGTATCGGTCTGATGCTGTTCGGCAAGGGCAATATCGGCTCGCGCTGGCTGGAGCTGTTCGCCCGTGAACAGGGCGCGCTGTCGGCGCGGACCGGTTTTGAATTTGTGCTGGCGGGCGTGGTGGACAGCCGCCGCAGCCTGCTGAGCTATGAGGGGCTGGATGCCAGCCGCGCGCTGGCGTTCTTTAACGATGAAGCGGTCGAACAGGATGAGGAGTCGCTGTTCCTGTGGATGCGCGCCCATCCCTATGATGATTTAGTGGTGCTGGATGTGACTGCCAGCGAACAGCTGGCCGATCAGTATCTGGACTTCGCCAGCCACGGTTTTCACGTTATCAGCGCCAATAAACTGGCCGGAGCGAGCGACAGTCACAAATACCGCCAGATCCATGACGCCTTCGAAAAAACCGGCCGTCACTGGCTGTATAACGCCACCGTGGGCGCGGGCTTACCCGTGAACCATACCGTGCGCGATCTGATCGACAGCGGCGATGCCATTCTCGCTATCAGCGGTATTTTCTCCGGCACGCTCTCCTGGCTGTTCCTGCAATTTGACGGCACCGTACCCTTTACCGAGCTGGTGGATCAGGCCTGGCAGCAGGGGCTGACCGAGCCGGATCCGCGCGTCGATCTCTCCGGTAAAGACGTGATGCGCAAGCTGGTGATCCTTGCCCGTGAAGCGGGTTATGACATCGAACCGGATCAGGTGCGCGTGGAGTCGCTGGTGCCGAACGGCTGTGAAGAGGGGTCGGTGGATCACTTCTTTGAGAACGGCGATGAGCTGAACGACCAGATGGTGCAGCGGCTGGAAGCGGCGCGGGAAATGGGCCTCGTGCTGCGTTACGTGGCGCGTTTCAACGCTAACGGAAAAGCGCGCGTCGGCGTGGAAGCGGTACGCCCTGAACATCCGCTGGCGGCCCTGCTGCCGTGCGATAACGTGTTTGCCATCGAAAGCCGCTGGTATCGCGATAATCCGCTGGTGATCCGCGGGCCTGGCGCGGGACGCGATGTGACCGCCGGGGCGATCCAGTCAGACATCAATCGCCTGGCGCAACTGCTGTAG
- the metJ gene encoding met regulon transcriptional regulator MetJ — MAEWSGEYISPYAEHGKKSEQVKKITVSIPLKVLKILTDERTRRQVNNLRHATNSELLCEAFLHAFTGQPLPNDEDLRKERSDEIPEAAKIIMRELGIDPDTWEY, encoded by the coding sequence ATGGCTGAATGGAGCGGCGAATATATCAGCCCATACGCTGAGCACGGTAAGAAGAGTGAACAAGTAAAGAAAATTACGGTTTCCATTCCTCTGAAGGTGTTAAAAATCCTCACCGATGAACGTACTCGTCGTCAGGTGAACAACCTGCGTCACGCCACTAACAGTGAACTGCTGTGTGAAGCGTTCCTGCATGCCTTTACCGGTCAGCCTTTGCCGAACGATGAAGACCTGCGTAAAGAGCGCAGCGATGAGATCCCGGAAGCGGCGAAGATCATCATGCGTGAACTGGGCATCGACCCGGATACGTGGGAATACTAA
- the hslV gene encoding ATP-dependent protease subunit HslV, with protein sequence MTTIVSVRRNGQVVIAGDGQATLGNTVMKGNVKKVRRLYNDKVIAGFAGGTADAFTLFELFERKLEMHQGHLVKAAVELAKDWRTDRMLRKLEALLAVADENASLIITGNGDVVQPENDLIAIGSGGPYAQAAARALLENTDLSARDIAEKALGIAGDICIYTNHFHTIEELSSKA encoded by the coding sequence GTGACAACAATCGTAAGTGTACGCCGTAACGGCCAGGTGGTAATTGCTGGCGACGGCCAGGCCACGCTGGGCAACACCGTAATGAAAGGCAACGTGAAAAAAGTGCGTCGTCTGTACAACGACAAAGTAATCGCCGGTTTTGCAGGCGGTACTGCCGATGCCTTCACGCTGTTTGAACTGTTTGAACGCAAGCTGGAAATGCACCAGGGTCATCTGGTGAAAGCCGCCGTTGAGCTGGCAAAAGACTGGCGCACCGACCGCATGCTGCGCAAGCTTGAGGCTTTGCTGGCCGTGGCGGATGAAAATGCGTCGCTGATCATCACCGGTAATGGCGATGTGGTGCAGCCGGAAAACGATCTGATCGCTATCGGATCCGGTGGGCCGTACGCCCAGGCCGCCGCCCGCGCACTGCTGGAAAATACCGACCTCAGCGCGCGCGACATTGCTGAGAAGGCGTTGGGCATTGCAGGCGATATCTGCATCTACACCAACCACTTCCATACCATCGAAGAATTGTCCTCTAAGGCGTAA
- the priA gene encoding primosomal protein N' → MPVAHVALPVPLPRTFDYRLPEGVAVNAGCRVRVPFGKQERVGIVVSVSETSELPLDELKSVVEVLDNDPVFSPSVWRLLLWAADYYHHPLGDVLFHALPVLLRQGKPASVAPLWFWFATEQGQAVDINSLKRSPKQQQALAALRQGKIWRHQVQDLEFNDAALQALRAKGLCDLNSEAPALTDWRENYAVPGERLRLNTEQATAVGAIHSESDTFSTWLLAGVTGSGKTEVYLSVLENVLAKGKQALVMVPEIGLTPQTIARFRERFIAPVEVLHSGLNDSERLSAWLKAKNGEAAIVIGTRSSLFTPFKNLGVIVIDEEHDSSYKQQEGWRYHARDLAVYRAHSEQIPIILGSATPALETLHNVRQRKYRMLRLTRRAGNARPATQHVLDLKGQPLQAGLAPALIARIRQHVQADNQVILFLNRRGFAPALLCHDCGWTAECPRCDHYYTLHQAQRHLRCHHCDSQRPVPRQCPSCGSTHMVPVGLGTEQLEQALAPFFPGVPLSRIDRDTTSRKGALEQQLAEVHRGGARILIGTQMLAKGHHFPDVTLVALLDVDGALFSADFRAAERFAQLYTQVSGRAGRAGKQGEVVLQTHHPEHPLLQTLLHKGYDAFADQALAERHTLQLPPWTSHVIIRAEDHNNEQAPVFLQQLRNLLHASPLLDNNTWILGPVPALAPKRGGRYRWQLLLQHPSRVRLQHLISGALVLINTLPEARKVKWVLDVDPIEG, encoded by the coding sequence ATGCCCGTCGCTCACGTAGCCCTGCCCGTCCCGCTGCCCCGTACGTTTGACTACCGCCTGCCGGAAGGCGTCGCCGTCAACGCGGGCTGTCGCGTGCGCGTGCCCTTTGGTAAACAGGAGCGGGTCGGCATTGTGGTGTCCGTCAGCGAGACAAGCGAACTGCCGCTGGATGAGCTGAAAAGCGTCGTCGAGGTGCTGGATAACGATCCCGTGTTCTCCCCGTCTGTATGGCGATTACTGCTGTGGGCCGCTGATTATTACCATCATCCGCTCGGAGATGTGCTGTTTCACGCTTTGCCGGTTTTGCTGCGGCAGGGCAAGCCCGCCAGCGTTGCGCCTCTGTGGTTCTGGTTCGCCACCGAACAGGGCCAGGCGGTAGACATCAACAGTCTGAAACGCTCGCCAAAACAGCAGCAGGCGCTGGCGGCGCTGCGCCAGGGAAAAATCTGGCGGCATCAGGTGCAGGATCTGGAATTTAACGATGCGGCCCTGCAGGCGTTGCGCGCCAAAGGCCTGTGCGATCTCAACAGCGAAGCCCCGGCGCTGACCGACTGGCGGGAAAATTACGCCGTACCCGGCGAGCGGCTGCGTCTGAATACCGAGCAGGCTACCGCCGTGGGCGCCATCCACAGCGAATCTGACACCTTTTCCACCTGGCTGCTGGCGGGCGTCACCGGCTCCGGTAAAACCGAAGTCTATTTAAGCGTGCTGGAAAATGTTCTCGCTAAGGGAAAACAGGCGCTGGTGATGGTGCCGGAAATCGGCCTGACGCCGCAGACCATTGCCCGCTTTCGCGAACGTTTTATCGCGCCGGTGGAAGTGCTGCACTCCGGCCTTAACGACAGCGAACGCCTGAGCGCCTGGCTGAAAGCGAAAAACGGCGAAGCGGCGATTGTTATCGGCACGCGTTCGTCGCTGTTCACTCCGTTCAAAAATCTCGGCGTGATTGTTATCGACGAGGAGCACGACAGCTCCTATAAACAGCAGGAAGGCTGGCGTTATCATGCCCGCGACCTGGCAGTCTACCGCGCCCACAGCGAGCAAATCCCGATTATTTTAGGCTCGGCCACCCCGGCGCTGGAAACATTACATAATGTACGGCAGCGCAAATACCGTATGCTGCGCCTGACGCGCCGGGCCGGTAATGCGCGCCCGGCCACGCAGCATGTGCTGGATTTAAAAGGCCAGCCGCTACAGGCAGGACTGGCTCCGGCGCTGATCGCCCGTATCCGCCAGCATGTGCAGGCGGATAATCAGGTGATCCTGTTCCTGAACCGCCGTGGCTTTGCGCCTGCGCTGCTGTGCCATGATTGCGGCTGGACGGCGGAGTGCCCGCGCTGCGATCACTACTACACCCTGCACCAGGCGCAGCGCCATTTGCGCTGCCACCACTGCGACAGCCAGCGCCCGGTGCCGCGCCAGTGTCCGTCCTGCGGCTCCACGCATATGGTGCCGGTGGGTCTGGGCACCGAGCAGTTAGAGCAGGCTCTAGCCCCCTTCTTTCCCGGCGTGCCCCTGTCGCGTATCGACCGCGATACCACCAGCCGAAAAGGCGCGCTGGAGCAGCAGCTGGCGGAAGTGCATCGCGGCGGCGCGCGGATTTTAATCGGCACGCAGATGCTGGCGAAAGGCCACCATTTCCCGGACGTGACGCTGGTGGCCTTGCTGGACGTTGACGGCGCGCTGTTTTCCGCCGATTTTCGCGCCGCCGAGCGCTTCGCCCAGCTCTATACCCAGGTTTCAGGCCGTGCCGGTCGCGCCGGCAAGCAGGGCGAAGTGGTGCTGCAAACGCACCATCCGGAACATCCTTTATTACAGACGCTGCTGCATAAAGGCTACGACGCCTTTGCGGATCAGGCGCTGGCCGAGCGGCATACGCTGCAATTGCCGCCGTGGACCAGCCATGTGATTATTCGTGCCGAAGATCATAACAACGAGCAGGCGCCGGTTTTCCTGCAACAGCTGCGCAATCTGTTGCACGCCAGCCCGCTGCTGGACAACAACACCTGGATTTTAGGGCCGGTGCCCGCCCTTGCGCCAAAGCGCGGCGGTCGCTACCGCTGGCAACTGCTGTTGCAGCATCCGTCACGCGTTCGCCTGCAACATCTTATCAGCGGCGCGCTGGTGCTCATCAATACCCTTCCGGAAGCGCGCAAGGTGAAGTGGGTGCTGGATGTCGATCCTATCGAAGGTTAA
- the rpmE gene encoding 50S ribosomal protein L31 produces the protein MKKGIHPNYVEITANCSCGNVIKTRSTVGHDLNLDVCSKCHPFYTGKQRDVATGGRVDRFNKRFSLPGSSK, from the coding sequence ATGAAAAAAGGTATTCACCCGAATTATGTTGAAATTACTGCAAACTGTTCTTGCGGTAATGTGATCAAAACCCGTTCTACCGTGGGTCACGATCTGAACCTGGACGTGTGCAGCAAATGCCACCCGTTCTATACTGGCAAGCAGCGTGACGTTGCTACCGGTGGCCGTGTTGACCGCTTCAACAAGCGCTTCAGCCTGCCAGGCAGCAGCAAATAA
- the metF gene encoding methylenetetrahydrofolate reductase, translating to MSFFHANQREALNQSLAEVQGQINVSFEFFPPRTSEMEQTLWHSIDRLSSLKPKFVSVTYGANSGERDRTHSIIKGIKDKTGLEAAPHLTCIDASRDELRSIARDYWNNGIRHIVALRGDLPPGGGKPDMYATDLVALLKEVADFDISVAAYPEVHPEAKSAQADLLNLKRKIDAGANRAITQFFFDVESYLRFRDRCASTGIDVEIIPGILPVSNFKQAKKFADMTNVRIPAWMSQMFNGLDDDPETRKLVGANIAMDMVKILSREGVKDFHFYTLNRAEMSYAICHTLGVRPSL from the coding sequence ATGAGCTTTTTTCACGCCAACCAGCGGGAAGCCCTGAATCAGAGCCTGGCAGAAGTGCAGGGGCAGATTAATGTCTCTTTTGAGTTTTTCCCGCCGCGCACCAGTGAAATGGAACAGACTTTATGGCACTCCATCGATCGCCTGAGCAGCCTGAAGCCGAAATTTGTCTCCGTGACTTATGGCGCAAACTCCGGCGAGCGCGACCGTACGCACAGCATTATTAAAGGCATCAAAGATAAAACCGGTCTGGAAGCGGCCCCGCATCTCACCTGTATTGACGCCAGCCGTGACGAACTGCGCAGCATCGCCCGGGATTACTGGAACAACGGTATCCGTCATATCGTGGCGCTGCGCGGCGATCTGCCGCCGGGCGGCGGTAAACCGGATATGTACGCCACCGACCTGGTCGCGCTGTTAAAAGAGGTTGCTGATTTTGATATTTCCGTTGCCGCCTATCCGGAAGTGCACCCGGAAGCGAAGAGCGCGCAGGCGGATCTGCTGAACCTGAAACGCAAAATCGACGCTGGCGCTAACCGTGCCATCACGCAGTTTTTCTTCGACGTGGAAAGCTATCTGCGATTCCGCGACCGCTGCGCCTCGACCGGCATCGACGTGGAAATCATTCCGGGCATTCTGCCGGTCTCGAACTTTAAACAGGCTAAAAAATTCGCCGACATGACCAACGTGCGTATTCCGGCATGGATGTCGCAGATGTTTAACGGTCTGGATGATGACCCCGAAACCCGTAAGCTGGTGGGCGCGAATATCGCCATGGACATGGTGAAGATTTTAAGCCGCGAAGGGGTGAAGGATTTCCACTTCTATACGCTGAACCGCGCCGAGATGAGCTATGCCATTTGTCATACGCTGGGCGTGCGCCCGTCGCTGTAA
- the metB gene encoding cystathionine gamma-synthase, which translates to MTRKQATIAVRSGLNDDEQYGCVVPPIHLSSTYNFTGFNEPRAHDYSRRGNPTRDVVQRALAELEGGAGAVMTNTGMSAIHLVTTVFLKPGDLLVAPHDCYGGSYRLFDSLAKRGCYRVLFVDQGDEQALKSALAEKPKLVLVESPSNPLLRVVDIAKICQLAREAGAVSVVDNTFLSPALQNPLALGADLVLHSCTKYLNGHSDVVAGVVIAKDEATVTELAWWANNIGVTGSAFDSYLLLRGLRTLSPRMEVAQRNAQGIVDFLKTQPLVKKLYHPSLPENQGHEIAARQQKGFGAMLSFELDGDEQTLRRFLSGLSLFTLAESLGGVESLISHAATMTHAGMAPEARAAAGISETLLRISTGIEDGEDLIADLENGFRAANKG; encoded by the coding sequence ATGACGCGTAAACAGGCCACCATCGCAGTGCGTAGCGGATTGAATGATGACGAGCAGTACGGTTGCGTTGTCCCGCCGATTCATCTCTCCAGTACCTATAACTTCACCGGCTTTAACGAACCGCGAGCCCATGACTACTCCCGTCGCGGTAACCCGACGCGGGATGTGGTGCAGCGCGCGCTGGCGGAACTGGAAGGCGGCGCGGGCGCGGTGATGACCAATACCGGCATGTCGGCGATCCACCTGGTGACCACTGTCTTTCTGAAGCCCGGCGATCTGCTGGTCGCGCCGCACGATTGCTACGGCGGCAGCTACCGCCTGTTCGACAGTCTGGCAAAACGCGGCTGTTATCGCGTTTTATTTGTCGATCAGGGCGACGAGCAGGCATTAAAATCGGCGCTGGCCGAAAAACCGAAACTGGTGCTGGTGGAAAGTCCGAGCAACCCATTGTTGCGCGTTGTGGATATTGCGAAAATCTGTCAGCTTGCGCGTGAAGCCGGGGCCGTCAGCGTGGTGGATAACACCTTCTTAAGCCCGGCATTGCAGAACCCGCTGGCGCTGGGTGCCGATCTGGTTTTACATTCATGCACTAAATATCTGAATGGCCATTCTGACGTGGTCGCAGGGGTGGTGATCGCCAAAGACGAGGCGACTGTCACTGAACTGGCATGGTGGGCGAATAATATCGGCGTCACCGGCAGCGCCTTTGACAGCTATCTGCTGCTGCGCGGGCTGCGTACGTTGTCGCCGCGCATGGAAGTGGCGCAACGCAATGCCCAGGGGATTGTGGATTTCCTTAAAACACAGCCGCTGGTGAAAAAACTGTATCACCCGTCGTTGCCGGAAAATCAGGGCCACGAGATTGCTGCCCGTCAGCAAAAAGGATTTGGCGCCATGCTCAGTTTTGAACTGGATGGCGATGAACAAACATTACGTCGTTTCTTAAGCGGGCTGTCACTGTTTACGCTGGCGGAGTCGTTAGGGGGAGTTGAAAGTTTGATCTCCCACGCCGCCACCATGACACACGCAGGCATGGCGCCAGAAGCGCGCGCCGCGGCGGGTATTTCCGAGACGTTGCTGCGTATTTCCACCGGCATCGAAGATGGCGAAGATTTAATTGCCGACCTGGAAAATGGCTTCCGGGCAGCAAACAAGGGGTAA
- the cytR gene encoding DNA-binding transcriptional regulator CytR has product MKAKKEVAAATMKDVAEKAKVSTATVSRALMNPDKVSQSTRNRVEQAALEVGYYPQAMGRNVKRNESRTILVIVPDICDPFFSEIIRGIEVTAAEQGYLVLIGDCAHQNQQEKTFIDLIITKQIDGMLLLGSRLPFDASIEEQRNLPPMVMANEFAPELELPTVHIDNLTAAFNAVNYLREQGHQLIGCIAGPEEMPLCHYRLQGYVQALRRTGITVDPHYIARGNFTFDAGSAAMEQLLALPKPPTAVFCHSDVMALGALSCAKRHGLKIPDDLSIIGFDNISLSQFCDPPLTTVSQPRFKIGREAMLLLLDQLHGQNVSSGSRLLDCELIIRGTTQAVT; this is encoded by the coding sequence GTGAAGGCTAAGAAAGAGGTTGCTGCCGCGACCATGAAAGACGTTGCCGAGAAAGCGAAAGTCTCTACGGCAACGGTGTCCCGCGCGTTAATGAACCCGGATAAAGTCTCGCAGTCGACCCGCAACCGGGTGGAACAGGCGGCCCTTGAAGTGGGCTATTATCCGCAGGCGATGGGGCGCAACGTGAAGCGCAATGAATCGCGCACTATCCTGGTGATCGTGCCGGACATCTGCGATCCATTTTTTAGCGAAATCATCCGCGGTATTGAAGTCACAGCGGCGGAACAGGGTTATCTGGTGCTGATCGGCGACTGCGCCCATCAGAATCAACAGGAAAAAACCTTTATCGACCTGATCATTACCAAGCAGATCGACGGTATGCTGCTGCTCGGCTCGCGCCTGCCGTTTGACGCCAGCATCGAAGAACAGCGTAATTTACCGCCGATGGTGATGGCGAACGAATTCGCCCCTGAACTGGAATTGCCTACCGTGCACATCGATAACCTGACGGCCGCTTTTAATGCCGTTAATTATCTGCGCGAACAGGGCCATCAGTTGATCGGCTGTATCGCCGGGCCGGAGGAGATGCCACTGTGCCATTATCGGCTACAGGGCTATGTGCAGGCGCTGCGCCGCACCGGGATCACCGTTGATCCGCACTATATTGCCCGCGGCAATTTTACCTTTGACGCAGGCAGCGCGGCGATGGAGCAACTGCTGGCGCTACCGAAGCCGCCGACCGCCGTATTCTGTCACAGCGATGTGATGGCGCTGGGCGCGTTATCCTGTGCGAAACGTCATGGCCTGAAAATTCCTGACGATCTGTCTATTATTGGTTTCGACAATATCTCGCTCTCCCAGTTTTGCGATCCGCCGCTGACCACAGTGTCGCAACCGCGCTTCAAAATCGGACGTGAAGCGATGCTGCTTTTACTGGATCAGCTTCACGGGCAAAACGTCAGCAGCGGTTCGCGGCTGCTGGACTGCGAGTTAATCATCCGTGGGACGACACAAGCCGTTACCTGA